In a single window of the Flavobacterium sp. W4I14 genome:
- a CDS encoding AraC-like DNA-binding protein (product_source=COG2207; cath_funfam=1.10.10.60; cog=COG2207; pfam=PF02311,PF12833; smart=SM00342; superfamily=46689,51215) — MNKETLYEPFEIVYKKLDECPKEGHKHLFFELVYILSGTGKQCINNNKFDYSAGHMFLITPEDCHSFEIETTTEFFFLRFGNVYIRSKNFRTDDVQRMEYILQNASHQPGCILKNFSDKPFIRSLIDAMMAEYVNRDLYNKELIAKMVDTMIVVVARNIAKYLPAAIKEDAEEKTLALLNYIQANIYNPEKLRAEKLSSQFGISENYFGKYFKKHTNETLQQYIANLRIKLVEARLRFSNMRINEIAYELGFSDESHLNKFFKSQRGLSLKAFRSSLVD; from the coding sequence ATGAATAAAGAAACGCTATACGAACCTTTCGAAATTGTTTATAAAAAGCTAGACGAATGTCCGAAAGAAGGCCATAAACATTTATTTTTCGAACTGGTATACATTTTATCAGGTACGGGAAAACAATGCATCAATAACAATAAATTTGATTACTCTGCCGGTCATATGTTTCTCATTACGCCTGAAGATTGCCATTCGTTTGAGATAGAAACCACTACCGAATTTTTCTTTTTACGTTTTGGAAATGTATATATCCGATCGAAGAATTTTCGTACGGATGATGTACAGCGGATGGAATATATTCTGCAGAACGCCAGCCATCAACCAGGCTGTATCCTAAAAAACTTCTCAGATAAACCTTTTATCCGGTCGCTTATTGATGCGATGATGGCCGAATATGTAAACCGCGATCTGTATAACAAAGAGCTAATTGCTAAAATGGTAGATACGATGATTGTTGTGGTAGCCCGGAATATTGCCAAGTACCTGCCAGCTGCCATTAAAGAAGATGCCGAAGAGAAAACCCTGGCCTTATTAAACTATATCCAGGCGAATATTTATAACCCGGAGAAATTAAGGGCCGAAAAACTGAGTAGCCAATTTGGCATTTCTGAGAATTATTTTGGTAAGTATTTCAAGAAACATACCAACGAAACATTGCAGCAATATATTGCCAATTTAAGGATTAAACTGGTTGAGGCGCGTTTGCGTTTCAGTAACATGCGGATCAACGAAATTGCATATGAGCTCGGCTTTTCAGATGAAAGCCATTTGAACAAATTTTTCAAATCGCAAAGGGGATTAAGCCTTAAAGCTTTTAGAAGTTCCTTAGTTGATTAA
- a CDS encoding hypothetical protein (product_source=Hypo-rule applied), whose amino-acid sequence MKASIQHNAMNGLWILFIDCKYEDSPKYIRMITKIIIKMLSGTIIPGNRRRVRSGRHYLIHEHVVELHTDEWFPLVLASERKELLEGIKSIFLDMSGKK is encoded by the coding sequence ATGAAAGCAAGTATACAACACAATGCGATGAACGGATTGTGGATCCTTTTTATTGACTGTAAATATGAGGATTCTCCGAAATACATTAGGATGATTACGAAAATTATAATCAAAATGTTATCTGGAACCATCATTCCAGGCAATCGGCGAAGGGTTAGATCTGGCAGGCATTACCTGATTCATGAGCACGTTGTAGAATTACACACCGATGAATGGTTCCCATTGGTGTTGGCAAGCGAAAGAAAAGAGCTGTTAGAAGGAATTAAATCCATTTTTCTGGATATGAGCGGGAAAAAATAA
- a CDS encoding lipid II:glycine glycyltransferase (peptidoglycan interpeptide bridge formation enzyme) (product_source=COG2348; cog=COG2348; pfam=PF13480; superfamily=55729): protein MRKIITIDDKQDWSDYVKRALHYDFYHTWYYHSLDKSGLPILFVYEEGENYIAFPLLKRNIPGSNFFDFTSVYGYTGPISNMDFNALDDAFMERFKSTFIAFLETGQNVTVFSRLHPFFHQERLMEKFSGLHANGKTVAIDLTTTIESQRAGYRKSVKEKIRRLRKRNYEVKISTDINDAGIFSEIYTENMMRIGAQDHYLFNNAYFVALLSSDEFDSKLFLVYKDGIAISGAIVVCTNEIMQVHLLATRTTYLFESPAKLLTDEITVIGRQLGYKYFNLGGGVNFKEDNLLGWKMGFSNLCFEFNSWRYIANNELYNTLLNERSLDPFSNVDFFPLYRSPVIAS from the coding sequence ATGAGAAAGATTATTACAATTGACGATAAACAAGATTGGTCTGATTATGTAAAGCGTGCTTTGCATTACGATTTTTATCACACCTGGTATTATCACTCTTTAGATAAAAGTGGTTTGCCCATACTGTTTGTATATGAGGAGGGTGAAAATTACATTGCCTTTCCACTTTTGAAGAGAAATATTCCTGGTTCCAATTTTTTTGATTTTACATCGGTTTACGGATATACCGGACCCATTTCAAACATGGACTTTAATGCGCTGGATGATGCGTTTATGGAACGCTTTAAAAGTACATTTATAGCGTTTCTTGAAACTGGTCAAAATGTGACTGTTTTTTCCAGATTACATCCGTTTTTTCATCAGGAAAGGTTAATGGAGAAGTTTTCTGGACTACACGCCAATGGAAAAACGGTGGCAATAGACCTTACAACAACGATAGAAAGCCAGCGTGCAGGATACCGAAAAAGTGTAAAAGAAAAAATCAGGCGTTTGAGAAAGCGGAATTATGAAGTTAAAATTTCTACAGATATAAATGATGCAGGCATATTTTCTGAAATATATACCGAAAATATGATGCGTATAGGCGCCCAAGACCATTACCTTTTTAATAATGCTTATTTTGTTGCGCTACTTTCTTCTGATGAATTTGATAGCAAACTTTTTCTGGTGTATAAAGATGGAATAGCCATATCAGGCGCCATTGTAGTTTGTACAAATGAAATTATGCAGGTGCACCTTTTGGCTACCAGAACCACCTATCTGTTCGAATCGCCAGCTAAACTATTAACTGATGAAATTACTGTAATTGGCAGACAATTGGGATATAAATATTTTAACCTTGGGGGTGGTGTTAATTTTAAAGAAGATAATCTTTTAGGTTGGAAAATGGGTTTCTCTAATTTATGCTTCGAATTTAATAGCTGGCGTTATATTGCCAATAACGAATTATACAATACACTTTTAAACGAAAGATCGCTTGATCCTTTTTCAAATGTTGATTTTTTTCCCCTCTATCGTAGTCCTGTAATTGCTTCATAG
- a CDS encoding hypothetical protein (product_source=Hypo-rule applied; cath_funfam=1.10.260.40; smart=SM00530; superfamily=46689), translating into MSLNVGQVLERVVRRDRMGISELSRKLNVSRRTIYNWFDQKSLNPEIIWKVGTVIGHDFSVELPETFAKNSNYIHEAFDAHTGDQTKGDANSVYFWMNKYIKLLEKYNEILSNNNIEKNVSETVAHHTMPRNNNRSIS; encoded by the coding sequence ATGAGTTTAAATGTAGGCCAAGTTCTTGAGCGTGTTGTACGCAGAGACAGAATGGGAATAAGTGAATTATCCCGGAAATTAAATGTAAGTAGAAGAACTATTTACAATTGGTTTGACCAGAAAAGTCTAAATCCTGAAATTATTTGGAAAGTGGGTACCGTAATCGGTCATGATTTTTCCGTTGAGTTACCCGAAACTTTTGCTAAAAACAGTAACTATATCCATGAAGCTTTTGATGCACATACAGGGGATCAAACCAAAGGTGATGCGAATTCTGTATACTTCTGGATGAATAAATACATTAAGTTACTTGAAAAATACAACGAAATATTAAGCAATAATAACATAGAAAAGAATGTTTCGGAAACGGTTGCACATCATACTATGCCAAGAAATAACAACCGGTCTATTTCTTAA
- a CDS encoding uncharacterized protein YndB with AHSA1/START domain (product_source=COG3832; cath_funfam=3.30.530.20; cog=COG3832; pfam=PF08327; superfamily=55961), protein MSNYQVSLYRVIKASPEKLYRAFIEPVALASWMPPYGYLGTVQHMDVKVGGTFKMSFQNFTTGNSNSFGGEYLEVKPNELLKFTDKFDDPNMPGTIINTIRLKKTSVGTELEILQENIPAAIPAEMCYLGWQESLEKLIKLVEPEIPEG, encoded by the coding sequence ATGTCTAACTACCAAGTTTCTTTATACAGAGTAATTAAGGCATCTCCTGAAAAGTTATATCGTGCATTTATCGAGCCCGTAGCGCTAGCTTCCTGGATGCCACCTTACGGTTATCTGGGCACGGTGCAACATATGGATGTAAAGGTGGGTGGTACTTTTAAAATGTCGTTCCAAAATTTCACGACGGGCAATAGCAATTCTTTTGGTGGAGAGTATCTGGAGGTTAAGCCGAATGAACTGCTGAAGTTCACTGATAAATTTGATGATCCTAACATGCCTGGAACTATCATTAATACGATCAGATTAAAAAAGACTTCAGTAGGTACAGAATTAGAAATTTTGCAGGAAAATATACCGGCAGCCATACCCGCTGAAATGTGCTACCTGGGCTGGCAGGAATCTTTAGAAAAACTGATTAAATTGGTAGAGCCAGAAATACCTGAAGGTTAA
- a CDS encoding hypothetical protein (product_source=Hypo-rule applied; cleavage_site_network=SignalP-noTM; superfamily=56925): MKIINALTLLLPLFAFKGAKAQSQVYGGTGIRYSVGIETGLATGYLAKKYEAPLGVSFQADFPLIESVLYTTVNSGFNNIFVSGNYSRLVDDLQLIPVKSGLKYFYRSNLYLQSEIGFSFLLNKTNCVEGKKAAFVYAPQAGMIFYLHNSNYIDAGLRYESNGKFYHCDHTNNFVGFRIAWGFSL, from the coding sequence ATGAAAATAATTAACGCATTAACTCTACTGTTACCATTGTTTGCTTTTAAAGGTGCCAAAGCACAATCGCAGGTTTATGGAGGTACAGGTATTCGGTATTCCGTAGGTATCGAAACAGGTTTAGCTACTGGCTATTTGGCCAAAAAGTATGAGGCACCACTTGGTGTTTCCTTTCAGGCAGATTTCCCCCTAATTGAAAGCGTTTTATATACCACAGTAAATTCCGGATTCAACAACATTTTCGTATCAGGCAATTACTCACGTTTGGTTGATGATTTACAACTTATACCGGTTAAATCAGGTTTAAAATATTTCTATAGAAGTAACCTTTACCTGCAGAGTGAAATCGGTTTTTCCTTCCTTTTAAATAAAACAAACTGTGTGGAAGGCAAAAAAGCTGCATTCGTATACGCACCGCAGGCAGGAATGATATTCTATCTGCACAACAGTAATTACATCGATGCCGGATTACGCTATGAAAGCAATGGCAAATTCTATCACTGCGACCATACGAACAACTTTGTAGGTTTCAGAATCGCCTGGGGCTTTAGCTTATAA
- a CDS encoding hypothetical protein (product_source=Hypo-rule applied; cath_funfam=1.25.40.10; smart=SM00028; superfamily=48452), which produces MKYLMSFFITAVLNITTSAQSSLSADAELARASLYHLQKDYGKAIQCYETAFKIKHPDASNAYKAAGVYSLNGNAERSEYYLQLALDKGWTESLWLMVDPYFDYLKHVDLLRWSKFVAQAVKNEWEYEKKLGNPALRRKINMMVISDQQLRYKKAQTKDAKELEKINQELEASDQKNWREAKKIVKAHGWPKLSDIGKDGQNNLWLIVQHADHDVSFQRTVLEKMKPLLESREINLENYAFLSDRVLCNLNYLQEFGTQVNWTANGMASGFRDIRGEWEVDERREKLGLSKLADYALSYGFAYTKPTKQEWVRTRKQTDNNVKVLIDSAKSAYKAGDFQQTYDSYNAASTFADGMSNEESLEAAVLFSVIANKVQVNQKYKDISLDFLNLLNLRNKLDKKSIQQMHEFVAIHQDARWMRLFETE; this is translated from the coding sequence ATGAAATATCTGATGTCTTTTTTCATAACTGCCGTGCTAAACATAACTACTTCTGCACAGTCAAGCCTGTCCGCAGACGCAGAATTGGCAAGAGCAAGCCTGTACCATCTGCAAAAAGATTATGGCAAGGCAATTCAATGTTACGAAACGGCTTTTAAGATAAAGCACCCGGATGCATCAAATGCCTATAAAGCGGCAGGGGTTTATTCTCTCAATGGCAATGCAGAAAGATCTGAATATTATCTGCAGTTGGCGTTAGACAAGGGTTGGACAGAATCTCTTTGGTTAATGGTAGATCCTTATTTTGACTATCTTAAACATGTGGACCTACTCAGGTGGAGCAAGTTTGTTGCGCAAGCTGTGAAGAATGAATGGGAATATGAAAAAAAATTGGGTAATCCCGCCTTACGACGGAAAATAAATATGATGGTAATTTCAGACCAGCAACTACGGTATAAGAAAGCACAGACTAAAGATGCAAAAGAATTAGAGAAAATTAATCAGGAGCTTGAAGCATCAGACCAAAAGAACTGGCGTGAAGCAAAAAAAATCGTTAAAGCCCATGGGTGGCCCAAACTTTCAGATATCGGTAAGGATGGACAGAATAATCTTTGGCTCATTGTGCAGCATGCTGATCATGACGTTTCCTTTCAAAGGACTGTCCTTGAAAAAATGAAACCTTTGCTTGAAAGCAGGGAAATAAATCTGGAAAACTATGCATTTCTTTCTGATAGGGTTCTTTGCAATTTGAACTACCTTCAGGAATTCGGTACGCAGGTAAACTGGACTGCAAACGGGATGGCCAGTGGATTCCGTGATATACGCGGAGAATGGGAGGTTGATGAAAGAAGGGAAAAATTGGGATTGTCCAAGTTAGCAGATTATGCGCTTAGCTATGGATTCGCTTACACAAAGCCTACAAAGCAGGAGTGGGTTCGCACACGTAAACAGACCGATAATAATGTTAAGGTGTTGATTGATAGCGCGAAGTCTGCGTATAAGGCTGGGGATTTTCAACAAACCTATGACAGTTATAATGCTGCATCAACTTTTGCCGATGGGATGAGCAATGAGGAAAGTCTTGAAGCCGCTGTGCTTTTTTCGGTAATAGCCAATAAAGTTCAGGTTAATCAGAAGTACAAGGATATTTCCCTGGATTTTTTGAATTTGCTTAATTTAAGGAACAAACTTGATAAAAAATCCATCCAGCAGATGCATGAATTTGTCGCCATCCATCAGGATGCAAGATGGATGAGGCTCTTTGAGACCGAATAA
- a CDS encoding NADPH2:quinone reductase (product_source=KO:K00344; cath_funfam=3.90.180.10; cog=COG0604; ko=KO:K00344; pfam=PF08240,PF13602; superfamily=51735; tigrfam=TIGR02817), giving the protein MKAIGFKTSLPISAEESFIEFETAVPQPSGRDILVKINAISVNPVDYKIRQNSTKDTILETPKVIGWDATGTVEAVGEAVTFFKPGDAVYYAGDLTRSGSNAEYQLIDERIVGLKPSTLSNAEAAAMPLTALTAWESLYDRIRISEQKDKGKSILIIGGAGGVGSIAIQLAKKISGLKVITTASRRETKEWCLAMGADLVVDHKNLVEEIRAAGYEEVDFILDFVDLNAYWDAIVELIKPQGHIVSITGSATPIALNKLKNKSVTFSWELMYTRSMYQANDMEEQHHILNKLAELFDNGILKTTLNTTLKGFTVENLKEAHRLLESGKTIGKVVIEY; this is encoded by the coding sequence ATGAAAGCTATAGGATTTAAAACCTCACTACCCATTTCGGCAGAGGAAAGTTTTATCGAATTTGAAACAGCTGTTCCACAACCTAGCGGACGCGACATACTGGTTAAGATAAACGCAATCAGTGTAAATCCGGTAGATTATAAGATACGCCAGAACAGTACTAAAGATACTATATTGGAAACACCTAAGGTGATTGGCTGGGATGCTACCGGAACGGTAGAAGCTGTTGGAGAGGCGGTTACTTTTTTTAAACCTGGCGATGCGGTTTATTATGCTGGTGACCTTACGCGCAGTGGCAGTAATGCCGAATATCAATTGATAGATGAACGTATTGTTGGTTTAAAGCCAAGCACACTCAGCAATGCCGAAGCTGCTGCTATGCCCCTAACCGCGCTTACAGCATGGGAATCGTTATACGACCGTATCCGCATCAGCGAACAAAAAGATAAAGGAAAAAGTATACTTATTATTGGAGGTGCCGGTGGCGTAGGTTCAATTGCCATACAGCTTGCAAAAAAAATAAGCGGACTAAAGGTAATTACCACAGCCTCGCGTAGAGAAACGAAAGAATGGTGCCTGGCTATGGGAGCCGATTTGGTGGTAGACCATAAAAACCTGGTTGAAGAAATACGTGCAGCAGGTTACGAGGAAGTAGACTTTATACTGGACTTTGTTGATCTGAATGCTTATTGGGATGCAATAGTAGAATTAATCAAACCTCAGGGACATATTGTTTCCATTACCGGTTCAGCCACTCCTATTGCGCTGAATAAGTTAAAAAACAAAAGTGTTACTTTTTCGTGGGAATTGATGTACACCCGTTCGATGTATCAAGCCAATGATATGGAAGAGCAACACCATATTTTAAACAAACTTGCCGAACTTTTTGACAATGGCATACTTAAAACAACGTTAAACACCACGCTGAAAGGATTTACAGTAGAAAACCTAAAAGAGGCACACCGCTTATTGGAAAGCGGAAAAACGATTGGTAAGGTTGTAATCGAATATTAG
- a CDS encoding diamine N-acetyltransferase (product_source=KO:K00657; cath_funfam=3.40.630.30; cog=COG1670; ko=KO:K00657; pfam=PF13302; superfamily=55729), whose translation MNTQIYLRPLALKDADVSYKWRNDPDVWSYTKFVLKDPITAEVEKQWLLNKLNLANEKRFAICVKNTNEYIGNIQLLDIENETAEFHLFIGEKKYWGKGIGYNASLMLLKYAFYNLNLKHIFLEVHSDNLAAYSIYKKVGFQRVSQQANFIKMVINSSVLLNVN comes from the coding sequence ATGAATACTCAGATTTACTTAAGACCATTAGCATTAAAAGATGCTGATGTGTCGTACAAATGGAGAAACGACCCTGATGTATGGTCGTACACCAAATTTGTTTTAAAAGATCCCATTACAGCTGAAGTTGAAAAACAGTGGCTATTAAATAAACTAAATCTGGCCAACGAAAAACGTTTTGCCATCTGCGTAAAAAATACGAATGAATATATTGGCAATATTCAGCTGCTCGATATCGAAAACGAGACGGCAGAATTTCACCTCTTTATTGGTGAAAAGAAATACTGGGGAAAGGGTATAGGTTATAACGCCTCTTTAATGTTGTTAAAGTATGCCTTTTATAACCTTAATCTTAAACACATCTTTTTAGAGGTACATTCAGATAACTTGGCTGCATATTCTATTTATAAAAAAGTTGGTTTTCAGCGCGTTTCGCAACAGGCCAATTTTATAAAAATGGTTATTAATTCTTCTGTTTTACTTAATGTAAACTGA
- a CDS encoding FlaA1/EpsC-like NDP-sugar epimerase (product_source=COG1086; cath_funfam=3.40.50.720; cog=COG1086; pfam=PF02719; superfamily=51735,55957; transmembrane_helix_parts=Outside_1_14,TMhelix_15_37,Inside_38_43,TMhelix_44_66,Outside_67_80,TMhelix_81_103,Inside_104_115,TMhelix_116_135,Outside_136_642) produces MKNFFFPDRAHSRWLILLIDQMIVVWTLFISIVLTNTLNYTDVFNSGNAVYVALYCSIAAGVFISLRIHTGIIRYSNTEDILRVFLAVFVTSLLFVSVNKILSQRFQLLWHQMDKALILNFFISSSLLILMRILVKGVFLFFKELKSETKENILIYGSEKKAILIKKAIEQNEDSNLNIIGFIDDNRDRVDKYLEQKKVYHSCSVELLKEKHNIKKILFAEDALNTLNKKKIIDVCVNEGIKVIMVPPSDKWLYGKLDSHQLRDLKIEDLLEREPIKLNKKNILKDLSGKCILITGAAGSIGSEIVRQALQYNPKSVILCDQAETPLHDLKLELEDNFQDANVKIFMANVQNLNRIRTLFELYKPEIVFHAAAYKHVPMMENNPAEAILTNVLGTKNMADISMEFGVEKFVMISTDKAVKPTNVMGASKRLAEIYIQSLNSPEIISTGEITTQASRTRFVTTRFGNVLGSNGSVIPRFKSQIEKRGPITVTDPEITRYFMTIPEAVQLVMEAGAMGKGGEIYLFDMGKPVKIVDLAVNMIKLAGLTPYVDVDIVFTGLRPGEKLYEELLLIDEEIIPTHHPKIKISQKIAYNYLYVNQIIKDLIVLNNNGNDLNMVKKMKEIIPDYISNNSRFEELDLLVAN; encoded by the coding sequence ATGAAAAATTTCTTTTTTCCAGACAGAGCACACTCAAGGTGGTTAATTTTATTGATTGATCAGATGATCGTTGTATGGACATTGTTTATATCCATTGTGTTAACCAATACATTAAACTATACCGACGTTTTTAACTCAGGCAATGCTGTATATGTGGCACTTTATTGTTCCATCGCTGCAGGAGTTTTCATTTCACTAAGAATACACACCGGTATTATCCGTTATTCCAATACCGAAGATATTTTGAGGGTTTTCCTTGCGGTTTTTGTAACCAGTTTACTCTTTGTTAGTGTAAATAAAATACTCTCACAACGTTTTCAATTGCTTTGGCATCAAATGGACAAAGCATTGATATTGAACTTTTTTATCTCCTCATCGCTACTTATTCTTATGCGTATTTTGGTAAAAGGGGTATTTTTATTTTTTAAAGAACTCAAATCAGAAACTAAAGAGAATATTCTGATTTATGGATCTGAAAAAAAGGCGATCCTGATTAAAAAAGCGATAGAACAGAATGAGGATTCTAACCTGAACATCATAGGGTTTATTGATGATAACAGAGATCGCGTTGATAAATACCTAGAGCAGAAAAAGGTATACCATTCTTGCTCAGTAGAACTGCTAAAAGAAAAACACAATATAAAAAAGATACTTTTCGCCGAAGATGCACTAAATACTTTGAACAAAAAGAAAATCATCGATGTTTGTGTTAATGAGGGCATTAAAGTAATTATGGTGCCGCCATCAGATAAATGGCTATATGGTAAGCTAGATTCACACCAGTTACGCGATCTGAAAATTGAAGATTTGCTGGAACGTGAACCGATTAAGCTCAATAAAAAGAATATCCTGAAAGATTTAAGTGGTAAATGTATTTTGATTACAGGCGCTGCGGGCTCCATCGGGTCGGAGATTGTAAGACAGGCCTTACAGTACAATCCTAAATCAGTGATTCTTTGCGACCAGGCAGAAACACCGCTTCACGATTTAAAACTCGAACTTGAAGATAACTTCCAGGATGCGAACGTGAAGATATTTATGGCCAATGTGCAGAATTTAAACCGGATCAGAACATTATTCGAACTCTATAAACCTGAAATTGTTTTCCATGCTGCGGCTTACAAACATGTTCCCATGATGGAGAATAATCCGGCTGAAGCCATTTTAACTAATGTACTGGGCACTAAAAACATGGCCGATATATCAATGGAATTTGGCGTAGAAAAGTTTGTAATGATTTCTACCGATAAAGCTGTTAAGCCAACCAATGTAATGGGGGCATCCAAACGTTTGGCCGAAATTTATATTCAGTCGCTAAATAGTCCAGAGATTATATCAACTGGTGAAATTACCACACAAGCTTCGCGCACCCGCTTTGTAACTACCCGTTTCGGTAATGTTTTGGGTTCGAATGGCTCTGTTATTCCAAGATTTAAAAGCCAGATAGAAAAAAGAGGCCCCATTACAGTAACCGATCCAGAAATTACCCGCTACTTTATGACTATCCCCGAAGCCGTTCAATTGGTAATGGAAGCCGGAGCAATGGGAAAAGGAGGAGAGATATATCTTTTCGATATGGGTAAGCCTGTTAAGATTGTCGATTTAGCTGTAAATATGATCAAATTGGCGGGTTTGACACCTTATGTGGATGTCGATATCGTATTTACAGGTTTAAGACCCGGAGAGAAGCTGTATGAAGAACTTTTGCTTATTGATGAAGAAATTATACCCACCCATCATCCAAAAATTAAAATATCGCAAAAAATAGCTTACAATTATTTGTACGTTAATCAGATTATTAAAGATCTGATTGTACTTAATAATAATGGCAACGATTTGAATATGGTGAAGAAAATGAAAGAAATTATACCCGATTACATCAGTAATAATTCAAGATTTGAAGAATTAGACCTGTTGGTTGCCAATTGA
- a CDS encoding hypothetical protein (product_source=Hypo-rule applied; pfam=PF13480; superfamily=55729), with product MDMLIENNATGTTLQFTLQQKDDWVKYISLATDYDFYHTWHYHAMATNGRPFLFVYCEGQNFIALPLLERAIQDTPYYDLHCVYGYSGPVSNLKFTDMSDSLKGNFLSAFSAFLSKGSYVSVFCRLHPFFDQNILLQKADGIYENGKTIAINLQQSVEEQWKQYRQTTRDSIKKCRRFGYIAVEANSQDEIAAFTKLYQSNMNRISATDFYLFTEEYFTKLIHSPEIDCKLILVYSNEDLVCGSIIMCTNGLIQGHLIATNASYLKNSPAKFLVDEISDLGRKWKMKYYHLGGGLGYKQDSLFEWKLGFSNMVLDYCSWRHIANKAVYNQLVEKSGNQIHTNVDFFPLYRMVPH from the coding sequence ATGGATATGCTGATTGAAAATAATGCTACAGGCACTACTCTGCAATTTACTTTACAACAAAAGGACGATTGGGTAAAGTATATTAGCCTGGCTACCGATTATGATTTCTATCATACCTGGCACTACCATGCTATGGCAACCAACGGGCGGCCTTTTTTATTTGTGTATTGCGAGGGCCAAAACTTTATCGCTCTGCCTTTATTAGAACGTGCAATCCAGGATACACCATATTATGATCTGCATTGTGTTTACGGTTATTCAGGTCCTGTTTCTAACCTGAAATTTACCGATATGAGCGACAGTTTGAAAGGAAATTTTCTAAGTGCTTTTTCAGCATTCTTAAGTAAAGGCAGCTACGTTTCTGTTTTTTGCAGGCTTCATCCATTTTTCGATCAAAATATACTGTTGCAAAAAGCCGATGGCATCTATGAAAATGGAAAAACGATTGCCATTAACTTGCAGCAAAGCGTAGAAGAGCAATGGAAACAGTATAGACAAACCACAAGAGATAGCATAAAAAAGTGTAGGAGGTTTGGTTATATTGCTGTAGAAGCTAATTCACAAGATGAAATTGCCGCTTTCACTAAGCTCTATCAATCCAATATGAATCGCATCAGTGCTACTGATTTTTATCTTTTTACTGAAGAATACTTTACCAAGCTTATCCACTCCCCAGAAATCGATTGCAAGTTAATCCTGGTTTATTCAAATGAAGATTTAGTTTGTGGTAGTATTATTATGTGCACAAATGGCCTTATTCAAGGTCACTTAATTGCAACTAATGCCAGCTACCTTAAAAATTCTCCGGCTAAATTTTTGGTCGATGAAATTAGTGATCTGGGCCGTAAATGGAAAATGAAATATTATCATTTAGGAGGCGGACTTGGTTATAAACAAGACTCGCTATTTGAATGGAAGCTTGGTTTTTCGAATATGGTTTTAGATTACTGCAGCTGGCGCCACATTGCCAATAAGGCCGTTTACAATCAATTGGTAGAGAAATCGGGTAACCAAATACATACAAATGTTGACTTTTTTCCTCTTTACAGAATGGTACCTCACTAA